A genome region from Gossypium hirsutum isolate 1008001.06 chromosome A04, Gossypium_hirsutum_v2.1, whole genome shotgun sequence includes the following:
- the LOC121227957 gene encoding uncharacterized protein isoform X2 — MAVHQSSSLVIDFHHPLYLHPYDTPSTLRVSHQLLGFENYNIWTRSMEIALLAKNKVDQWKLLFLPKTNLDLLMVLVHKLIFQLIFILNGTIAMLLSSIGSSTPFAKNFQLVLFLLRVPVLFGRIFKNNTAKLMGPEFIISITLFLLTLKDLCNGRMLRIGKNMLVVLLSPTSALF, encoded by the exons ATGGCAGTCCATCAATCTTCTTCTCTTGTCATTGACTTTCATCACCCTCTTTATCTTCATCCCTATGATACCCCTAGCACTCTACGGGTCTCTCATCAGCTTCTTGGCTTTGAGAATTATAATATATGGACTCGATCAATGGAAATTGCTCTTCTTGCCAAAAACAAAGTCGATCAATGGAAATTGCTCTTCTTGCCAAAAACAAACTTGGATTTGTTGATGGTACTTGTTCACAAGCTAATCTTCCAGCTGATCTTCATCCTCAATGGGACTATTGCAATGCTATTATCCTCTATTGGATCCTCAACACCGTTTGCCAAGAACTTTCAGCTGGTATTATTTTTGCTTCGAGTGCCTGTCTTGTTTGGAAGGATCTTTAAGAATAATACAGCAAAGTTGATGGGTCCAGAATTTATTATCTCCATCACACTATTTCTTCTCACACTCAAG GACCTTTGCAATGGACGGATGCTGCGGATTGGTAAGAACATGTTGGTCGTACTACTTTCACCCACATCAGCTCTCTTCTAG
- the LOC121227957 gene encoding uncharacterized protein isoform X1, which produces MAVHQSSSLVIDFHHPLYLHPYDTPSTLRVSHQLLGFENYNIWTRSMEIALLAKNKVDQWKLLFLPKTNLDLLMVLVHKLIFQLIFILNGTIAMLLSSIGSSTPFAKNFQLVLFLLRVPVLFGRIFKNNTAKLMGPEFIISITLFLLTLKLNCDSILCSGFICSYFNIGTVPATSNYFVERFIYFYYCSHGWTFAMDGCCGLVRTCWSYYFHPHQLSSSLSHPHKFVNISFPIITSFMALHNDPHV; this is translated from the exons ATGGCAGTCCATCAATCTTCTTCTCTTGTCATTGACTTTCATCACCCTCTTTATCTTCATCCCTATGATACCCCTAGCACTCTACGGGTCTCTCATCAGCTTCTTGGCTTTGAGAATTATAATATATGGACTCGATCAATGGAAATTGCTCTTCTTGCCAAAAACAAAGTCGATCAATGGAAATTGCTCTTCTTGCCAAAAACAAACTTGGATTTGTTGATGGTACTTGTTCACAAGCTAATCTTCCAGCTGATCTTCATCCTCAATGGGACTATTGCAATGCTATTATCCTCTATTGGATCCTCAACACCGTTTGCCAAGAACTTTCAGCTGGTATTATTTTTGCTTCGAGTGCCTGTCTTGTTTGGAAGGATCTTTAAGAATAATACAGCAAAGTTGATGGGTCCAGAATTTATTATCTCCATCACACTATTTCTTCTCACACTCAAG TTGAACTGTGATTCCATCCTCTGTTCAGGCTTCATCTGCTCCTACTTTAACATCGGAACAGTACCAGCAACTTCTAACTATTTTGTAGAAAGattcatctatttctactattgCTCACATGGCTG GACCTTTGCAATGGACGGATGCTGCGGATTGGTAAGAACATGTTGGTCGTACTACTTTCACCCACATCAGCTCTCTTCTAGTCTTAGTCATCCTCACAAATTTGTCAATATTTCTTTTCCCATTATTACTTCTTTTATGGCTTTACATAATGATCCACATGTATAG
- the LOC121227957 gene encoding uncharacterized protein isoform X3 — protein sequence MAVHQSSSLVIDFHHPLYLHPYDTPSTLRVSHQLLGFENYNIWTRSMEIALLAKNKVDQWKLLFLPKTNLDLLMVLVHKLIFQLIFILNGTIAMLLSSIGSSTPFAKNFQLVLFLLRVPVLFGRIFKNNTAKLMGPEFIISITLFLLTLKASSAPTLTSEQYQQLLTIL from the exons ATGGCAGTCCATCAATCTTCTTCTCTTGTCATTGACTTTCATCACCCTCTTTATCTTCATCCCTATGATACCCCTAGCACTCTACGGGTCTCTCATCAGCTTCTTGGCTTTGAGAATTATAATATATGGACTCGATCAATGGAAATTGCTCTTCTTGCCAAAAACAAAGTCGATCAATGGAAATTGCTCTTCTTGCCAAAAACAAACTTGGATTTGTTGATGGTACTTGTTCACAAGCTAATCTTCCAGCTGATCTTCATCCTCAATGGGACTATTGCAATGCTATTATCCTCTATTGGATCCTCAACACCGTTTGCCAAGAACTTTCAGCTGGTATTATTTTTGCTTCGAGTGCCTGTCTTGTTTGGAAGGATCTTTAAGAATAATACAGCAAAGTTGATGGGTCCAGAATTTATTATCTCCATCACACTATTTCTTCTCACACTCAAG GCTTCATCTGCTCCTACTTTAACATCGGAACAGTACCAGCAACTTCTAACTATTTTGTAG
- the LOC107902398 gene encoding disease resistance protein At4g27190-like, whose translation MPKFQVIQDQIAQFIDFNMKNEQERRSVQDLWLRQKKEQRILIILDDIWTNINLKEKIGIPTGEDHKGCKVLLTSRRQQVCLAMDCQKVVQLGCLDGHEAWNLFAMKASLNGSADDAIRKVATKIIRKCQGLPIAIVSLGSALKGKSCHEWKAAYRRLKDSRLTEIEDVNEENDKSLLVF comes from the coding sequence ATGCCAAAATTCCAAGTAATTCAAGATCAAATTGCACAATTCATAGACTTTAATATGAAGAATGAACAAGAAAGAAGATCAGTGCAAGATCTATGGTTGCGACAGAAGAAGGAACAGAGGATTCTTATTATCCTTGATGATATTTGGACAAATATCAACTTAAAGGAGAAGATAGGAATTCCGACTGGCGAAGATCATAAAGGTTGCAAAGTTCTTTTAACATCACGCCGTCAACAAGTATGTCTTGCTATGGATTGTCAAAAGGTGGTACAACTGGGTTGTTTGGATGGCCATGAAGCTTGGAATTTGTTTGCAATGAAAGCAAGTCTAAATGGCTCTGCTGATGACGCTATTAGAAAGGTGGCAACTAAAATCATCAGAAAATGCCAAGGTTTGCCCATTGCTATAGTTTCGTTGGGAAGTGCTTTGAAAGGTAAAAGTTGTCACGAGTGGAAAGCGGCATATCGGAGACTCAAAGATAGTAGATTAACTGAAATTGAAGATGttaatgaagaaaatgataaatctTTATTGGTTTTTTAA
- the LOC107904021 gene encoding peroxidase P7-like precursor (The RefSeq protein has 3 substitutions, 1 frameshift compared to this genomic sequence): MASTIPIVTLLIVMLSCHAANAQLSPNFYASSCPNLQTIVRNAMSRAVNRETRIGASILRLFFHDCFVNGCDGSILLDDTATFTGEKNAVPNRNSARGFEVIDTIKTNVEAACSATVSCADILALAARDGVALLGGPTWQVPLGRRDARTASQSAANNQIPSPFANLATLTSSFAAKGLSTRDLTALSGGHTIGLARCTTFRGRIYNDTNIDANFAATRRANCPASGGDNNLAPLDIQTPTRFDNDYFRNLVARRGLLHSDQELFNGGSQDALVRTYSNNPATFSADFAAAMVKMGNISPLTGTQGEIRRNCRVVN; encoded by the exons atgGCCTCCACAATTCCCATTGTCACACTACTTATTGTGCTGCTTTCTTGCCATGCTGCCAATGCTCAGCTTTCTCCCAACTTCTATGCAAGCTCTTGCCCCAACCTGCAAACCATCGTCCGGAATGCCATGAGTCGGGCCGTTAACCGAGAGACCCGAATCGGGGCCTCTATTCTCCGTTTGTTTTTCCATGACTGCTTTGTTAAC GGTTGTGATGGATCGATACTGCTGGATGACACGGCGACGTTCACGGGCGAAAAGAATGCAGTGCCGAACCGAAACTCGGCTCGAGGTTTCGAAGTGATCGATACCATAAAGACTAATGTGGAGGCTGCTTGCAGGGCTACTGTTTCTTGTGCAGATATATTAGCACTTGCTGCTAGAGATGGTGTTGCCCTG CTTGGAGGACCTACATGGCAAGTACCCCTAGGACGGAGAGATGCAAGAACAGCCAGCCAAAGCGCAGCCAACAACCAAATCCCATCACCATTCGCCAACCTCGCAACTCTAAC TTCGTTCGCCGCCAAAGGCCTAAGCACACGAGACCTGACCGCCCTATCCGGTGGCCACACGATCGGGCTGGCTCGATGCACCACTTTCCGTGGTCGCATCTACAACGACACTAACATCGATGCGAATTTCGCAGCCACCAGACGGGCCAACTGCCCTGCTTCCGGTGGTGATAACAACTTGGCTCCTCTTGATATACAGACTCCAACTCGGTTCGACAACGATTACTTCCGTAACCTCGTGGCTCGAAGAGGGCTGCTTCACTCGGACCAGGAGCTCTTCAATGGGGGATCACAGGATGCTCTTGTTAGAACCTACAGCAACAATCCTGCTACTTTTTCGGCTGATTTTGCTGCTGCCATGGTGAGGATGGGGAACATTAGTCCTCTTACTGGAACACAAGGGGAGATCAGAAGGAACTGCAGGGTGGTCAACTGA